The following proteins are encoded in a genomic region of Sorangiineae bacterium MSr12523:
- a CDS encoding 2-oxo acid dehydrogenase subunit E2 — MIDVTLPQLGESVSEGTVTKWLVREGDFVQKDQPLVEIGTDKADSELPAPSAGRVTQILAKEGETLAVNAVLCRLDETVQASAAPQAAPAAPSSDVRAPAPAPVPAPPSAPAAVVQRPPASSPSLAAAAGLETVSSRSVTGGTLATPTARKAALENEVNLESVQGSGERGRITRDDVLRAAATNGPQAVAPQAPAPAPVAPPPPAPAPARAPAAALSQLINQGGGFVPPIPGLGYGSFKVPAYKPNEGDKVVPFTRRRRITADHMTYSKFASPHVVTVAEIDLNKVSQLRDAHKDRYKKEGHALTMLAFVVVAVARALRENMALNARVLDDAYVVMKDINIGVAVDSPDGLVVPVIRRADELGVRGIVRGIDELAKRARGGKITVDDLSGATFSVTNPGLKGNLFGGAIINQPNVGILRMGEIQKRVVVVEGPGGEDVIAIHPVMYAALSYDHRIVDGVAANNFLWRVADVLEKGEFEV, encoded by the coding sequence ATGATTGACGTCACGCTTCCTCAGCTCGGTGAGAGCGTTTCCGAAGGGACGGTCACCAAGTGGCTCGTCCGCGAAGGCGACTTCGTGCAAAAAGACCAGCCGCTCGTCGAGATCGGGACCGACAAGGCCGACTCCGAGCTGCCCGCACCCTCCGCTGGCCGCGTGACGCAGATTCTCGCGAAGGAGGGGGAGACCCTGGCGGTGAACGCGGTGCTCTGTCGTCTGGACGAGACCGTACAAGCAAGTGCGGCCCCGCAAGCGGCGCCTGCGGCCCCGTCGAGCGACGTGCGCGCGCCCGCACCCGCACCGGTGCCCGCGCCTCCGTCGGCGCCCGCCGCCGTCGTGCAGCGACCTCCCGCATCGTCACCTTCGCTCGCCGCCGCCGCGGGGCTCGAGACCGTGTCCTCGCGCAGCGTGACGGGTGGCACTTTGGCCACGCCGACGGCCCGCAAGGCTGCTCTCGAGAACGAGGTGAATCTCGAGTCCGTGCAAGGCTCCGGCGAGCGCGGTCGCATCACCCGTGACGACGTGCTTCGCGCAGCCGCCACCAATGGCCCGCAGGCCGTTGCGCCGCAAGCGCCTGCGCCTGCACCGGTGGCACCGCCGCCTCCCGCGCCTGCACCGGCCCGTGCACCGGCGGCCGCGCTTTCGCAGTTGATCAATCAGGGTGGCGGCTTCGTCCCGCCGATCCCGGGCTTGGGTTACGGCTCCTTCAAGGTGCCGGCCTACAAGCCGAACGAGGGTGACAAGGTCGTTCCCTTCACGCGCCGGCGCCGCATCACCGCCGACCACATGACCTATTCGAAGTTCGCCTCGCCCCACGTCGTCACCGTGGCCGAGATCGACTTGAACAAGGTTTCGCAGCTTCGCGATGCCCACAAGGATCGCTACAAGAAAGAGGGCCACGCCCTCACGATGCTCGCCTTCGTGGTGGTGGCCGTCGCCCGCGCCCTGCGCGAGAACATGGCGCTCAACGCCCGCGTGCTCGACGACGCTTACGTCGTGATGAAGGACATCAACATCGGCGTGGCGGTCGACTCGCCCGACGGCCTCGTGGTTCCGGTCATCCGCCGCGCGGACGAACTGGGCGTGCGCGGCATCGTTCGCGGGATCGACGAGCTGGCCAAGCGTGCGCGCGGCGGCAAGATCACGGTCGACGATCTGAGCGGCGCGACCTTCTCCGTCACCAACCCGGGCCTCAAAGGCAACTTGTTCGGTGGCGCGATCATCAACCAGCCCAACGTCGGCATCCTGCGCATGGGTGAAATCCAAAAGCGCGTCGTCGTGGTCGAGGGTCCCGGCGGTGAAGACGTCATCGCCATCCACCCCGTCATGTACGCCGCCCTGAGCTACGACCACCGCATCGTCGACGGCGTCGCCGCGAACAACTTCCTCTGGCGCGTCGCCGACGTTCTCGAGAAGGGCGAGTTCGAAGTCTAG
- the rsmB gene encoding 16S rRNA (cytosine(967)-C(5))-methyltransferase RsmB has protein sequence MAADVLLRVDRDQAFAAAALDAEIARSPQLDARDRALATELAYGSLRVRRWLESRLQRHATRPLDKLDPRVRVHLVLATFQLFFLERVPKFAAVSEAVSAVRAVNGPKVAAFANAILRKLAREAEAEVASLDLEAIAVESAPPWLFSSLAASLGDAGARAYLRSALTAPPNGICVYAANMRDAWLERLREAAPQGEFELGPLSAHAIRVRGAGRPHDLPGFAEGAWTLQEEGSQVIALALGARAGDVVLDACAGRGNKTALLASAVGAGAVDAADLHPSKLARLREELTRLARAPRATYAVDWSVGAGAVEGRYHRILVDAPCSGTGTLGRRPDLYLRRAPEDLARLSALQVAIVTRTADLLEPGGRLVYAVCSVLREEGEQVIEKILAARPDLELQPFEGQPAADLAKGESMLRLLPHVHGTDGYFLASLVKRPATC, from the coding sequence GTGGCTGCCGACGTGCTCCTGCGCGTGGATCGCGATCAGGCTTTTGCGGCCGCCGCCCTGGATGCGGAGATTGCGCGCTCGCCGCAGCTCGACGCGCGCGATCGCGCGCTGGCCACGGAGCTTGCGTACGGTTCGCTGCGTGTGCGGCGGTGGCTGGAGTCGCGGTTGCAGCGCCACGCGACGCGGCCGCTGGACAAGCTCGATCCGCGGGTGCGCGTTCACCTCGTGCTGGCGACGTTCCAGCTCTTCTTCCTCGAGCGGGTGCCCAAGTTCGCCGCCGTCAGCGAAGCCGTGAGCGCGGTGCGTGCCGTGAATGGTCCGAAGGTCGCGGCGTTCGCCAATGCGATTTTGCGCAAGCTGGCGCGTGAGGCCGAGGCGGAGGTTGCGAGCCTCGACCTCGAGGCGATTGCCGTGGAATCGGCGCCGCCGTGGCTCTTCTCGAGCTTGGCCGCTTCGCTCGGTGACGCAGGCGCGCGCGCCTATTTGCGGTCGGCGCTGACGGCACCGCCCAATGGTATTTGCGTGTATGCTGCAAATATGCGCGACGCGTGGCTCGAGCGGCTGCGCGAGGCGGCGCCGCAGGGCGAGTTCGAGCTGGGGCCTCTCTCGGCGCATGCGATCCGCGTGCGCGGGGCGGGGAGGCCGCACGATTTGCCCGGCTTTGCCGAGGGCGCGTGGACGTTGCAGGAGGAGGGCTCGCAGGTGATCGCGCTCGCGCTCGGTGCGCGCGCCGGCGACGTGGTGCTCGATGCCTGCGCGGGGCGGGGCAACAAGACGGCGCTCTTGGCGAGTGCCGTCGGAGCCGGCGCGGTGGATGCTGCGGATCTGCACCCGTCCAAGCTGGCGCGCCTTCGCGAGGAGCTGACGAGGCTCGCGCGAGCACCGCGCGCCACGTACGCAGTCGATTGGTCCGTCGGCGCCGGTGCCGTCGAAGGCCGCTACCATCGCATTTTGGTGGATGCGCCCTGCTCGGGAACGGGCACCTTGGGGAGGCGTCCCGATCTCTATTTGCGCCGTGCACCGGAAGACCTCGCTCGGCTTTCGGCCCTGCAGGTCGCCATCGTCACGCGCACCGCGGATTTGCTCGAGCCGGGCGGGCGCCTCGTTTATGCCGTATGCAGCGTTTTGCGCGAGGAAGGCGAGCAAGTCATCGAGAAAATTCTGGCTGCGCGCCCCGATTTGGAGCTCCAACCCTTCGAAGGCCAGCCCGCGGCCGATCTCGCAAAAGGGGAAAGCATGCTGCGCTTGCTGCCGCATGTTCACGGCACCGACGGTTACTTTCTCGCGAGTCTCGTCAAGCGCCCCGCGACTTGCTAA
- the rseP gene encoding RIP metalloprotease RseP, which produces MDLLYFTLLTSILIFIHESGHFVFAKFFGVKVITFSIGFGPKILRLRGKETEYCVGLLPFGGFVKMLEEAKGTEAIPPEDAKRTFEAQALWKRVVIVLAGPAMNVVFPVALYTSVFLEDRTFPAPNVGVVTPGRTAEGKLVPGDRILSVDGQDVETFPDVQRIVSQRAGVPVRFVVERDGKQVEVQVTPADELVERSEVQRELDVVEHVARVGIMPNFPAPVIGVPRSDSPAYRAGLRTFDRITAINGKKVDRFLDLIDALAKNRGDTVVLAYLRPVPVPAAGGLCDIAVMDPGAVTLTPMPRESAGTEENADARAKDVLLRSGIEGSDMYVAFVPPGSGEWKAGLRAGDRITQLDGVPQRYWPAMAEELLRDPNRMHALEWTRGGQPMAGNFQLRKEQWVDEFSQRHERHVFLTTHWSPNAPPAMVKNPNLISYSLRGAFEETVNVIKFITVGFWRILQGRVSLASVSGPITMYDVAGQAGAKGTRDFVWAMAVISINVGLVNLLPIPVLDGGHLVFLALEAIKKRPLSLRAREVSSLVGMSVLFVLMMVAFKNDVERRWDVIVGQIREIFG; this is translated from the coding sequence GTGGATCTTCTCTACTTTACCCTCCTCACGAGCATCCTCATTTTCATTCACGAATCGGGGCACTTCGTCTTTGCGAAGTTCTTCGGCGTGAAGGTCATTACGTTTTCGATCGGTTTCGGCCCGAAGATCCTTCGGCTGCGCGGTAAGGAAACGGAGTATTGCGTGGGGCTTCTGCCCTTCGGCGGCTTCGTGAAGATGCTCGAGGAGGCCAAGGGCACGGAGGCCATTCCGCCCGAGGACGCGAAACGCACCTTCGAGGCGCAGGCCTTGTGGAAGCGCGTGGTCATCGTGCTGGCCGGGCCGGCGATGAACGTCGTCTTTCCCGTGGCGCTCTACACGTCGGTGTTCCTCGAGGATCGCACCTTTCCCGCGCCCAACGTCGGCGTCGTCACGCCCGGGCGCACGGCCGAGGGGAAGCTCGTGCCGGGCGATCGCATTCTGTCCGTCGATGGGCAGGACGTAGAGACCTTCCCCGACGTGCAACGCATCGTCTCGCAGCGTGCGGGCGTGCCGGTTCGCTTCGTGGTGGAGCGCGATGGCAAGCAGGTGGAGGTGCAGGTCACCCCGGCCGACGAACTCGTCGAGCGCTCCGAAGTGCAGCGCGAGCTCGATGTGGTGGAGCACGTGGCGCGCGTCGGGATCATGCCGAATTTCCCCGCGCCGGTCATCGGCGTGCCGCGCAGCGACTCGCCCGCCTACCGCGCGGGGCTGCGCACGTTCGACCGCATCACGGCCATCAATGGCAAAAAGGTCGACCGCTTTCTGGACCTGATCGACGCACTGGCGAAGAACCGCGGCGACACGGTGGTGCTCGCGTATTTGCGCCCCGTGCCCGTTCCCGCAGCGGGCGGGCTTTGCGACATCGCGGTGATGGATCCCGGTGCGGTGACGTTGACGCCGATGCCGCGTGAATCGGCGGGCACCGAGGAGAACGCCGATGCGCGCGCGAAAGACGTGCTCCTGCGCTCGGGCATCGAGGGTTCGGACATGTACGTGGCCTTCGTGCCGCCGGGGTCGGGCGAGTGGAAGGCGGGGCTTCGCGCGGGCGATCGCATCACGCAGCTCGATGGTGTGCCGCAGCGCTATTGGCCGGCGATGGCCGAAGAGCTTCTGCGCGATCCGAATCGGATGCACGCCTTGGAGTGGACGCGCGGCGGGCAGCCGATGGCGGGCAATTTCCAGCTGCGCAAGGAGCAGTGGGTCGACGAGTTTTCCCAGCGCCACGAGCGGCACGTGTTCTTGACGACGCATTGGAGTCCGAATGCGCCGCCCGCGATGGTGAAGAATCCCAATTTGATTTCGTACTCGCTTCGCGGCGCCTTCGAGGAAACGGTGAACGTCATCAAGTTCATCACCGTGGGCTTCTGGCGCATTCTCCAAGGTCGCGTGAGCCTCGCCAGCGTGAGCGGGCCGATCACGATGTACGACGTGGCCGGGCAGGCCGGCGCCAAGGGCACGCGTGACTTCGTGTGGGCGATGGCGGTCATCTCGATCAACGTCGGTCTGGTCAATCTGCTTCCCATTCCGGTGCTCGACGGCGGCCACCTCGTGTTTCTGGCGCTGGAGGCCATCAAGAAGCGCCCGCTGTCGCTGCGTGCGCGCGAGGTCTCGAGCTTGGTGGGCATGAGCGTGCTCTTCGTTTTGATGATGGTCGCCTTCAAGAACGATGTGGAGCGTCGCTGGGACGTCATCGTGGGGCAGATTCGCGAGATTTTCGGTTGA
- the purQ gene encoding phosphoribosylformylglycinamidine synthase subunit PurQ, producing the protein MRAAVVVFPGINADAEMVRTLRDVCGVPTTVVRHTETALPTGTDLVAIPGGFSYGDYLRAGAIAKVAPIIQPIVEHAKRGGYVLGVCNGFQILTEIGLLPGALTRNQAMRFACGDVYVKVSAVGPFTPKLDAVWRLPVANGEGRYQATDRVLAELEQSGSIALQYCDKSGAVTDAANSSGAVHNIAAIYGGPRKNVFGVMPHPERMSEAILGGVDGRTIFDTVIASHAASAVSAA; encoded by the coding sequence ATGCGCGCCGCCGTTGTCGTTTTTCCTGGCATCAACGCAGATGCCGAAATGGTCCGTACGCTTCGCGATGTTTGCGGAGTGCCCACCACCGTCGTTCGCCACACCGAGACCGCACTCCCGACCGGGACGGATCTCGTAGCTATCCCAGGCGGGTTCAGCTACGGCGATTACCTTCGGGCGGGGGCGATCGCGAAGGTCGCACCCATCATCCAGCCCATCGTGGAGCATGCAAAACGAGGCGGATACGTCCTCGGCGTCTGCAATGGCTTTCAAATTCTCACCGAGATTGGACTCCTTCCCGGTGCGCTGACCCGCAATCAAGCGATGCGGTTTGCATGTGGCGACGTCTACGTCAAAGTCAGCGCCGTGGGTCCGTTCACGCCGAAGCTCGATGCCGTCTGGCGCCTCCCGGTCGCCAATGGCGAGGGGCGTTACCAAGCCACCGATCGCGTGCTCGCCGAGCTCGAACAATCGGGCAGCATCGCTCTTCAGTATTGCGACAAGTCCGGTGCCGTCACCGACGCGGCCAATTCGAGCGGGGCGGTGCACAACATCGCCGCGATTTACGGCGGCCCGCGCAAGAACGTGTTCGGCGTGATGCCGCACCCGGAGCGCATGAGCGAGGCCATCCTCGGCGGCGTCGACGGCCGCACCATCTTCGATACGGTCATCGCGAGCCACGCGGCTTCCGCGGTCTCGGCTGCTTGA
- the purL gene encoding phosphoribosylformylglycinamidine synthase subunit PurL, which yields MTHQSSGGVAAVPGTAPGVFPGDLVITDELVRQHKVSEAEYRTIVEALGRPPTYTELGVFSVMWSEHCSYKSSRVHLRRLPTKGPRVIQGPGENAGVVDIGDGFAAVFKMESHNHPSFIEPYQGAATGVGGILRDVFTMGARPIASLNSLRFGRPDHPRTPELLRGVVAGIGGYGNSFGVPTVGGEVFFDARYDGNILVNAFTCGVVHKDRIFYGRATGIGNPILYVGAKTGRDGIHGATMASDEFADDSAGKSNNDGIATASSLRSGVRSTMQVGDPFMGKILLEACLELFQLDLLEGIQDMGAAGLTSSSVEMAGRAKNGIELDLDLIPRRAKRMSPYEILLSESQERMLLVAKRGCEDRVLEICKKWELDAAVIGHVTDTQHWVIRATPGYDPLADAPNKGEKRESVVVADIPIDILTDGAPVYDRPREPLSQIFATRIELDPPADWGEELITLCGSPNIGSRRWIWRQYDHIVRGGTAVRPGGSAGVVRVPCELGDSVVYKYLSFAVDCNARQVGNDPFTGGAMAVAESCRNVVCSGAEPIGLTDCLNFGNPERPEVMEQFSRAIDGIAAACTALQVPIVSGNVSLYNETAGQAILPTPTIACVGLFNSEKDIVTPWFKRDGDIVLALGVLPSNQAGCLGGSEYIARKKGWTTGTPHLDLELETRLQRLVLKLAREHLLSSAHDVAEGGLAVALAECCVTAPEGEKDVGARITLPAVGSTEGHGAADTAARFFGEIPSLILVSVDKNSVEQVLAAARDVAVPAETIGVTGGETLRIDDATRASLRVDLARLRQAREECLTSIVGG from the coding sequence GTGACGCATCAATCGTCGGGCGGGGTTGCCGCCGTACCTGGGACCGCACCGGGCGTTTTTCCTGGTGATTTGGTGATCACGGACGAGCTCGTCCGTCAACACAAAGTAAGCGAGGCCGAATATCGGACCATCGTGGAGGCGCTCGGACGCCCCCCGACCTACACCGAGCTCGGCGTCTTCAGCGTGATGTGGAGCGAGCACTGCTCCTACAAATCATCGCGCGTGCACCTGCGCAGGCTGCCCACCAAGGGCCCACGGGTCATTCAGGGCCCCGGTGAGAATGCCGGCGTCGTGGACATCGGGGACGGATTCGCCGCCGTCTTCAAGATGGAGTCGCACAACCACCCGAGCTTCATCGAGCCGTACCAAGGCGCGGCCACCGGCGTCGGCGGCATTCTGCGCGACGTCTTCACCATGGGCGCACGGCCGATTGCCTCGCTCAATTCACTGCGTTTCGGACGGCCCGATCATCCGCGCACCCCGGAGCTTCTGCGCGGCGTGGTGGCGGGCATCGGCGGCTACGGCAACTCCTTCGGCGTGCCCACGGTGGGCGGCGAGGTGTTCTTCGATGCGCGCTACGACGGCAACATCCTCGTCAACGCCTTCACCTGCGGCGTGGTGCACAAGGACCGCATCTTCTACGGGCGCGCCACCGGCATCGGGAACCCCATTCTCTACGTAGGCGCCAAGACGGGACGCGACGGCATCCACGGCGCGACGATGGCCTCGGACGAGTTTGCCGATGACAGCGCCGGCAAGTCGAACAACGACGGCATCGCCACCGCCTCGTCGCTCCGCAGCGGCGTGCGCTCCACCATGCAGGTGGGCGATCCCTTCATGGGCAAGATCCTCCTCGAAGCGTGCCTCGAGCTCTTCCAGCTCGACTTGCTCGAGGGCATCCAGGACATGGGCGCCGCGGGTTTGACCTCGTCGAGCGTCGAGATGGCCGGCCGCGCGAAGAACGGCATCGAGCTGGATCTCGATTTGATTCCGCGCCGTGCAAAGCGCATGTCGCCCTACGAGATTCTGCTCAGCGAATCGCAGGAGCGTATGCTCCTCGTCGCCAAGCGCGGATGCGAAGATCGCGTGCTCGAGATCTGCAAGAAGTGGGAGCTCGATGCCGCCGTCATCGGCCACGTCACCGATACGCAGCATTGGGTCATTCGCGCGACCCCGGGCTACGATCCGCTGGCCGACGCGCCAAACAAGGGCGAGAAGCGCGAAAGCGTCGTCGTGGCGGACATCCCGATCGACATTCTCACCGACGGCGCCCCGGTCTACGACAGGCCGCGCGAGCCGCTGTCGCAAATCTTCGCCACGCGCATCGAGCTCGATCCGCCCGCGGATTGGGGCGAGGAGCTCATCACGCTGTGCGGCTCGCCCAATATCGGCTCGCGCCGGTGGATCTGGCGGCAGTACGACCACATCGTTCGCGGCGGCACCGCCGTGCGGCCCGGCGGCAGTGCGGGCGTGGTGCGCGTCCCGTGCGAGCTCGGAGACAGTGTAGTCTACAAGTATCTCTCCTTCGCCGTGGACTGCAACGCACGCCAGGTTGGCAACGATCCGTTCACCGGCGGCGCGATGGCCGTCGCGGAGAGCTGCCGCAACGTCGTGTGCTCGGGCGCAGAGCCCATCGGCCTGACCGACTGCCTCAACTTCGGCAACCCGGAGAGGCCCGAAGTGATGGAGCAATTCTCGCGCGCCATCGATGGCATCGCCGCCGCGTGCACCGCGCTGCAGGTGCCCATCGTGAGCGGCAACGTGAGCCTCTACAACGAGACCGCCGGCCAGGCGATTTTGCCGACACCGACCATCGCGTGCGTGGGCCTCTTCAACTCGGAAAAGGACATCGTCACCCCGTGGTTCAAGCGCGATGGCGACATCGTACTCGCGCTGGGCGTGCTGCCGAGCAACCAGGCCGGATGCCTGGGCGGCAGCGAATACATCGCGCGCAAGAAGGGCTGGACGACCGGCACCCCGCACCTCGATCTGGAACTCGAGACGCGGTTGCAGCGCCTCGTCCTCAAGCTGGCGCGCGAGCACCTTCTCTCGAGCGCACACGATGTCGCAGAAGGCGGCTTGGCCGTGGCCCTTGCGGAATGCTGTGTGACGGCACCCGAGGGAGAGAAAGATGTGGGAGCACGTATTACGCTCCCCGCTGTGGGTTCGACCGAAGGGCATGGCGCCGCCGACACTGCAGCGCGATTTTTCGGCGAGATCCCGTCACTCATTCTGGTGAGCGTCGACAAAAACAGTGTCGAGCAAGTGTTGGCCGCAGCACGCGACGTTGCGGTTCCCGCGGAAACCATTGGCGTCACGGGCGGAGAAACACTGCGCATCGATGACGCGACGCGCGCAAGCCTTCGGGTAGACCTCGCGCGGCTTCGCCAGGCGCGCGAAGAATGTCTCACGAGTATCGTCGGGGGCTAG
- a CDS encoding serine/threonine protein kinase, producing the protein MGAVYRARQVALDKVVALKLLHRELARDATFPARFMREAKAASRIDHPNSMRVVDFGEEDDGTLYMAMEFLDGRDLFQVIQNEWPIPPPRVADLVMQTLAALAVAHDMGVVHRDLKPENIMVLTATDDEGNKKDLVKVCDFGIAKIMDDRSETPSPDQREQGKLTTHGLVVGTPEYMSPEQGRGEPLDARADLYSVGVILYQLLTGTVPFEANSALGVVLKHVTDIPLAPSQRVPNVDKKLEAICMKAMQKQREDRYQNAREMRADLRAYLEGGTPRLGVHQHVAPHSSAPPALAAGVRSPLPTPHDLGVAATEVSIDSNAVRAASVRNYGSGRLTPLGTDIDNDLPAARGRWTGHLLAAMLLIGVAGVGAFLFRGTFTQNAAARDQVVAPQAEPSASASAAPSASSSAWPVASEEPKPAPSAEAAPSGHSAPPHTVHTSAATPSPESVVEQAPVGTAASASASARAPAAGGSASAAASASATPAASASGGKGKGKRPRMPVEPPPSAPSGAPTWGVVPPTTPPIVSPSNEPHDPPAPSPAPTE; encoded by the coding sequence ATGGGGGCCGTGTACCGGGCTCGCCAGGTGGCGCTCGACAAGGTCGTGGCGCTCAAGCTTCTTCATCGCGAGCTCGCTCGGGATGCGACGTTTCCTGCCCGCTTCATGCGTGAGGCCAAGGCGGCGTCCCGCATCGACCACCCGAATTCCATGCGCGTCGTCGACTTCGGTGAAGAGGACGACGGCACGTTGTACATGGCCATGGAATTCCTGGACGGGCGCGATCTGTTCCAGGTGATTCAGAACGAGTGGCCCATCCCTCCGCCGCGCGTGGCCGACCTGGTGATGCAGACGCTTGCTGCGTTGGCCGTTGCGCATGACATGGGTGTCGTGCATCGCGATCTCAAGCCGGAGAACATCATGGTTCTCACGGCGACCGACGACGAGGGGAACAAGAAGGATCTGGTCAAGGTCTGCGACTTCGGCATCGCGAAGATCATGGACGACCGCAGTGAGACGCCGTCTCCGGATCAGCGTGAGCAAGGGAAGCTGACGACGCACGGTTTGGTGGTCGGCACGCCCGAGTACATGTCGCCGGAGCAAGGCCGCGGCGAGCCGCTCGATGCGCGGGCGGATCTGTATTCGGTGGGCGTCATACTGTACCAGCTGCTGACCGGCACGGTGCCGTTCGAGGCGAACAGCGCGCTCGGTGTGGTGCTCAAGCACGTGACGGACATTCCGCTCGCGCCCTCGCAGCGTGTGCCCAACGTGGACAAGAAGCTCGAGGCCATCTGCATGAAGGCGATGCAGAAGCAGCGCGAGGATCGCTACCAGAATGCGCGCGAGATGCGGGCCGATCTGCGCGCGTACCTCGAGGGCGGCACGCCGCGGCTCGGTGTGCACCAGCACGTCGCGCCGCACTCGTCCGCGCCTCCCGCACTGGCAGCCGGCGTGCGCTCGCCGTTGCCCACGCCGCACGATCTCGGGGTCGCGGCCACGGAAGTCTCCATCGACTCGAATGCGGTGCGTGCCGCGTCCGTGCGCAATTATGGCAGCGGCCGACTCACGCCCCTCGGGACGGACATCGACAACGACCTTCCGGCGGCGCGGGGACGTTGGACGGGCCATCTGCTCGCGGCCATGCTTCTCATCGGCGTGGCCGGTGTCGGCGCCTTCCTTTTCCGCGGCACCTTCACGCAGAACGCGGCGGCCCGCGATCAGGTGGTCGCGCCGCAGGCGGAGCCTTCTGCGAGTGCCTCGGCCGCGCCAAGCGCCAGCTCCAGCGCATGGCCCGTGGCCAGCGAGGAGCCCAAGCCCGCGCCGTCGGCGGAGGCCGCCCCGTCGGGGCATTCGGCGCCGCCGCACACCGTGCATACGAGTGCGGCAACGCCGTCGCCCGAGTCGGTCGTCGAGCAAGCGCCGGTAGGAACGGCTGCCTCTGCGTCCGCGAGCGCCCGTGCGCCCGCAGCAGGTGGGAGTGCGAGCGCTGCAGCATCGGCTTCGGCGACGCCCGCGGCATCCGCCAGCGGCGGCAAAGGCAAAGGCAAGCGCCCGCGTATGCCGGTCGAACCGCCGCCGAGTGCTCCGTCGGGGGCCCCCACGTGGGGCGTCGTGCCTCCCACGACGCCGCCGATCGTGTCCCCCTCGAACGAGCCCCACGATCCGCCGGCTCCGAGCCCGGCGCCGACGGAGTAG
- a CDS encoding DUF1343 domain-containing protein, protein MLTGLDLLAAGESAAQRVRGTNVAVLAHPASVTRDLVHAVDVLIGQGARLKVVFGPEHGFGGEAQDMIGVEDARDRHGIPVRSLYGQDFSALVPRDEDLADVELLVIDLQDVGARYYTFVWTALLAARKCHQLGKRVLVLDRPNPIGGAPSCVEGQRQRPGYLSFVGLEALPIRHSLTLGEILAWRADEEGIPPEQLEIAAVRGWAREEHATAWDRPFIMPSPNMPTYHTALVYPGGCLLEGTNLSEGRGTTRPFEIFGAPWLDGKKLAHDFHTLEYAGVRVRPLTFQPMFHKHAGQICGGVQVHVDDPATFRPVACYVALVALAHKQDPERFRFRMERYEFVDDIPAFDLLTGDDEARALIATGAAAHDVAQVVSRLRNGDLEIVRSARESLDRRTC, encoded by the coding sequence ATGCTCACCGGACTCGACCTTCTCGCCGCCGGAGAATCCGCCGCCCAACGTGTACGCGGTACGAACGTCGCGGTTCTGGCCCATCCGGCGTCCGTCACACGCGACCTCGTGCACGCGGTCGACGTGCTCATCGGACAAGGTGCGCGTCTGAAGGTCGTCTTCGGCCCCGAACACGGTTTCGGTGGCGAAGCGCAGGACATGATCGGCGTGGAAGACGCACGCGATCGACATGGCATTCCAGTTCGTAGCTTGTATGGCCAAGATTTTTCAGCGCTCGTTCCACGCGATGAAGATCTCGCGGATGTCGAGCTCTTGGTCATCGACCTGCAAGACGTAGGCGCGCGCTACTACACGTTCGTGTGGACCGCGCTTTTGGCCGCGCGAAAATGTCATCAGCTCGGCAAACGCGTTCTCGTGCTCGACCGGCCGAATCCCATCGGCGGCGCGCCGTCCTGCGTCGAAGGACAGCGGCAGCGGCCCGGCTATCTTTCGTTCGTGGGGCTCGAGGCCCTTCCGATCCGCCATTCGCTGACCCTGGGGGAAATTCTGGCATGGCGTGCCGACGAGGAGGGCATCCCACCCGAGCAGCTCGAGATTGCGGCCGTCCGCGGGTGGGCACGCGAGGAGCATGCGACCGCGTGGGATCGGCCCTTCATCATGCCCTCGCCCAACATGCCCACGTACCACACGGCCTTGGTGTACCCGGGAGGCTGCCTGCTCGAGGGAACGAACCTTTCCGAGGGGCGGGGAACGACGCGCCCGTTCGAGATCTTCGGCGCGCCGTGGCTCGATGGAAAAAAGCTCGCGCACGATTTCCACACGCTGGAATACGCCGGGGTGCGCGTGCGACCACTTACCTTCCAGCCCATGTTCCACAAGCACGCGGGCCAGATCTGCGGAGGCGTCCAGGTGCATGTCGACGATCCCGCCACCTTCCGGCCCGTTGCGTGCTACGTGGCCCTCGTTGCTCTGGCGCACAAGCAGGATCCGGAACGGTTTCGCTTCCGAATGGAACGCTATGAGTTCGTCGATGATATTCCCGCGTTCGATCTTCTTACGGGCGATGACGAAGCGCGCGCGCTCATCGCTACGGGCGCGGCCGCGCACGATGTTGCGCAGGTGGTCAGCCGACTTCGCAATGGAGATTTGGAGATTGTGCGTAGCGCGCGCGAATCTTTGGATCGTAGAACGTGTTGA